CGCTCAGCTCGACGATGGGTCCGGGCATCAAGCTCGACCCGGCCACCGCGCTGACGAGCTGAGGCGCGGGCTAAAGTTTTAGAGTTTCCGTCGCAGGCCGCGAGGCCCGCGACGGAGGGAGCGAAGGAACCGCAAGGTTTTGAGCTCCACCTGTCCGAGACCGCCGGTACTTGGCCTCCAGGGGCCTCGTGTAATGGGGAAACCCGCCAGCGCAGACGGGGGCAAGGGAATCGACGCTGCACCGTTTGGTGCGCGCACGCGCCCGAACTTCCGGGGCAGGCGAACCGGACCGCAAGGTCTCCGTTCGCGCTAACCCGCTAACGGAGGCTGCGCAGTCTGTAACGCAGCCGGTCCGATCCGGATTCCCCGGGTTGGACCTAAGTTGGAGAAAGCCGTGAATCGTTCGGAAAAGGCCGAAGCGATCGTCGAGCTGAACCAGATCTTCAAGGACGCCAACCTGATGGTGATCACTCGCCAGTCCGGTCTGACCGTCCAGGAAGTGACGGACCTGCGTCGCAAGATCAGGGCAGCCGGCGCTAGCTACAAGGTCACGAAGAATCGGCTCACGCTGCGTGCCCTCGAGGGCACGCCCTTCACGGCGCTCGGTCCCATGTTCACGGGTCCGACTGCCATCGCCTATTCCAAGGATCCGGTCGCAGCGGCGAAAGTCGTCGCGGCCTATGCCAAGGACAACGAAAAGCTGACCATCGTCGGCGGTTCTCTGGATGGTGAGACATTGGACGTCGCTGGCGTCCAGGCCCTCGCCACCCTGCCGTCCCTCGATGCTCTGCGCGGGAAGATCATCGGCCTCCTGCAGGCTCCGGCGACCAAGGTCGCCGGCGTGCTCGTGGCACCGGCTGGTCAGCTCGCTCGTGTGTTCGGGGCTTATGGAGCCACGGAAGACGGCGCGAAGGCGGCGTAAGTCGCTACCAAATCGACGTCACGAAATCGAAGTTCGGGTTACTAGGAGACTAAAATGGCTAATCTCGAAAAGCTGGTCGAAGAGTTGTCGGCCCTGACGGTCCTCGAGGCCGCTCAGCTCAGCAAGCTGCTGGAAGAGAAGTGGGGCGTCAGCGCCGCCGCTCCGGTCGCCGTCGCCGCCGCTGGTGGCGCTGCTGCCGCTCCGGTTGAGGTGAAGGACGAGTTCAGCGTCGTTCTCGCCGCCGCCGGCGACAAGAAGATCAACGTGATCAAGGTGGTCCGCGAGATCACCGGCCTGGGCCTCAAGGAAGCCAAGGATCTGGTCGAGGCTGCGCCGAAGCCGATCAAGGAAGGCGTGCCGAAGGCCGATGCCGAGAAGCTCAAGGCCAAGCTCGAGGCCGAAGGCGCCAAGGTCGAACTCAAGTAAGAACGTTTACCGGCCGGGCCGGCTTCCTTCGGGAGGCCGGCCCGTTCGGGCCTCTTTTCCGAACGGATTTCCCTGCGGGGTCCGTTCCGACAAGTGGCCCTCTGCAACGGATGGGGCGAACGGCTGGCGGGCCGGGAGCTCCGAGAAAGCAGCGGGTGTTTATCACCGCCCTTGAACCTTCGAGGACGCAGGATGGCCACGGCCTTCAACACGCGCAAACGGATTCGTCGTTTCTTCGGCCACATCGAATCGGTGGCCCCGATGCCGAACCTCATCGAGGTCCAGAAAAGCTCCTACGAGAGCTTTCTCCAGCGCGTCACGCCGGCGGCCAAGCGCACGCAGTCGGGCCTCCAGGAGGTCTTCCGTGGCGTGTTCCCGATCAAGGACTTCGCCGAGCGCGCCAGTCTCGAGTTCGTCAAGTACGAGTTCGAGGAACCCAAGTACGACGTCGAGGAGTGCCAGCAGCGCGGCATCACCTACGCTGCCCCGCTCAAGGTGACCCTGCAGCTCGTGGTGTGGGACATCGACGAGGAAGCCGGCTCGCGCTCGATCCGCGATATCAAGGAGCAGGACGTCTACATGGGCGACATGCCGCTCATGACCGACAACGGCACCTTCATCGTGAACGGCACCGAGCGCGTGATCGTCTCGCAGATGCACCGCTCGCCGGGCGTCTTCTTCGACCATGACAAGGGCAAGACCCACAGCTCGGGCAAGTACCTGTTCGCCGCCCGCATCATCCCGTACCGCGGCTCGTGGCTCGACTTCGAGTTCGACGCCAAGGACCTGATCCACGTCCGCATCGACCGTCGCCGCAAGATCCCGGTGACGACGCTGCTGCTGGCGCTCGACAACGACGCCACCTGGAAGAAGCGCACGACGGCTATCGCCAAGAACCAGACCCTCGATCCCGCCGAGGCCCAGGGCCTGTCGCCCGAGGAAATCCTGGCGGCGTTCTACGGCCAGGTCGTCTACAAGCGCGACAAGGACGGCTGGAACACGCCGTTCGAGGCCGACTCGATGCGCGGCGTGAAGCTGACGCACGACCTGGTGAACGGCAAGACCGGCAAGTCGGCCGCCGAGGCCGGCACCAAGATGACGCCGCGCCTGCTCAACAAGCTCAAGGAAGCGGGCCTCAAGGAAATCCGCGTCTCGCAGGAAGAGCTGATCGGCCGCTATGCCGCGCTCGACGTCATCAACGAGAAGACGGGCGAGATCTACGTCGAAGCCGGCCAGGAGATCACCGAGGCGGTCCTCGAGCTCTTCAACGAGAACGACATCGACCTGCTGCCGACGCTCGC
This DNA window, taken from Reyranella humidisoli, encodes the following:
- the rplJ gene encoding 50S ribosomal protein L10, which encodes MNRSEKAEAIVELNQIFKDANLMVITRQSGLTVQEVTDLRRKIRAAGASYKVTKNRLTLRALEGTPFTALGPMFTGPTAIAYSKDPVAAAKVVAAYAKDNEKLTIVGGSLDGETLDVAGVQALATLPSLDALRGKIIGLLQAPATKVAGVLVAPAGQLARVFGAYGATEDGAKAA
- the rplL gene encoding 50S ribosomal protein L7/L12, whose protein sequence is MANLEKLVEELSALTVLEAAQLSKLLEEKWGVSAAAPVAVAAAGGAAAAPVEVKDEFSVVLAAAGDKKINVIKVVREITGLGLKEAKDLVEAAPKPIKEGVPKADAEKLKAKLEAEGAKVELK